A region of Planococcus sp. MSAK28401 DNA encodes the following proteins:
- a CDS encoding tetratricopeptide repeat protein — translation MKTVLKEAIELRAAGKQEESNQLLTVLAQQFPEHPQINYQCAWSFDLLGEEEKAVPYYEKAIQLGLEKEDLEGALLGLGSTYRTLGEYEKSRSTFAKGIELFPSNQALKVFLAMTLYNLAEHQQAMDILLKCLAETSADKNISAYKKAIGFYADKLDETWN, via the coding sequence ATGAAGACAGTCTTGAAGGAAGCTATCGAGCTAAGAGCGGCTGGTAAACAAGAGGAATCAAATCAATTGCTGACTGTACTGGCACAGCAATTCCCCGAACACCCACAAATCAATTACCAGTGCGCTTGGAGCTTTGATTTGCTTGGAGAAGAAGAAAAGGCGGTTCCCTATTACGAAAAAGCTATCCAACTCGGGCTTGAAAAAGAGGATTTAGAAGGCGCATTACTGGGGCTAGGCAGCACTTACCGGACCTTAGGCGAATACGAAAAATCGAGAAGCACTTTTGCAAAAGGAATAGAACTTTTTCCATCCAATCAGGCATTGAAAGTCTTTTTGGCAATGACTTTGTATAATTTAGCAGAACATCAGCAAGCAATGGATATATTGCTCAAGTGTTTAGCGGAAACTTCTGCTGACAAAAACATTTCAGCTTATAAGAAGGCAATTGGATTCTATGCGGATAAATTGGATGAAACATGGAACTAA
- a CDS encoding SDR family oxidoreductase, with translation MANIQNPRTQYTTEDFPKQYQEAPGVQNQMTPVPDCGEKTYKGSGKLEGRKALVTGGDSGIGRAAAIAYAREGADVAINYLPAEQSDADEVKQLIEAEGRKAVLIPGDLSNEAFNKEMVEKANTELGGLDILALVAGKQQAVKDIADLPTEQLEKTFQVNVYSMYWTVKAALPYLPEGASIITTSSVEGFDPSPMLLDYSATKFAIIGFTKSLSKQLADKGIRVNSVAPGPIWTALQISGGQPQENIPEFGKGTPETPIGRAGQPAELASVYVFLASIESSYVTGQIYSITGGMTTA, from the coding sequence ATGGCGAATATCCAAAATCCTAGAACACAATATACGACGGAAGATTTTCCGAAGCAATACCAGGAAGCACCTGGCGTACAAAACCAAATGACTCCTGTGCCGGACTGCGGCGAGAAGACGTATAAAGGCTCTGGCAAGCTCGAGGGCCGCAAAGCTTTAGTTACCGGCGGTGATTCCGGAATCGGGCGTGCTGCAGCTATCGCTTACGCAAGAGAAGGCGCAGACGTAGCGATCAACTACTTACCTGCGGAGCAATCAGATGCGGATGAAGTGAAACAATTGATCGAAGCAGAAGGCCGCAAAGCCGTCTTGATTCCCGGCGACTTGAGCAACGAAGCGTTCAACAAAGAAATGGTTGAAAAAGCGAACACTGAACTTGGCGGATTGGATATTTTGGCACTCGTCGCCGGCAAACAGCAAGCCGTCAAAGACATTGCCGACCTTCCGACAGAGCAGCTTGAAAAAACATTCCAAGTCAATGTCTATTCCATGTACTGGACAGTGAAAGCGGCGCTTCCATACCTTCCGGAAGGCGCGTCGATCATCACGACGAGCTCAGTTGAAGGCTTTGACCCAAGCCCGATGCTGCTGGATTATTCAGCAACGAAATTCGCGATCATCGGCTTCACGAAATCCTTATCCAAACAATTGGCGGACAAAGGCATTCGCGTCAACTCAGTCGCGCCAGGCCCAATCTGGACAGCGCTTCAAATTTCCGGTGGACAGCCGCAGGAAAACATTCCGGAATTCGGCAAAGGTACACCGGAAACGCCAATCGGCCGCGCAGGCCAACCGGCAGAACTCGCCTCT